A segment of the Pirellulales bacterium genome:
TCGGCGTGGGTCCGATTATGGTGATCGCTACTGTGGAGGTGCAAGGAGGCAACGGGCTAGGGGCGGGCATGGCTTGCACGCCAATGCCGGCCTTGCTGTCCGTCGGGTCCTGGTTACGATAGCGGAAAGTCGTGGCGGCGTGAGGAGAGCGGCCTGCCCAAACCCGATAAGAGCCGAACCGGAGCTTGCCCAGCGATTCTGAGTTCGGTTGTGGTGAGAGCGACATTTCAAGTGCAGGGTGGCATGGACCGCTAGTGGAGCGAAGGAGTTCGCGTGGACCTGCATGAGTTCACGGCGACGATCCGGCCGCCCGATCTAATCGTGATCCCATCGAGTGAAGCTTATTTGCACTGTCAGAATATGCCCCTGTTCAAAGTTAACGCACCTGCAACCTATCCATATGACGCGTCAGGGAGTAGCTCGTGTCCAAGATTGGTGCCGTTGTCGGCAGCGCGCTCTGGGACCTGACTTTGACGGCGCCCCGCCTTCCAGAGGCGGGCGAAACCGTGTTGGCCACAGCGGCTAGGCTGACGCCGGGCGGCAAAGCCCTTAACCAAGCCGTGGCACTAGCCCCTTTTATTCGTGAGCGCGCTGGTGCGATCGGTGCGGCGTGAAGGGGCTGCCGGATTGACGGCGGTGGATTGCGGGACGTTTTGGACGCGTTCGGGGTTGGCGATCGTGGCTACAGCGGCGACGGCCGCGCCGACTACGGGCCGCCGCGTGTGATCGCGCCGGTCATGGCGGTCAGCATCGTGGCCTGCGGAAAGCTCGCCGGGAAAGCCAGCCGGATCTTGCCCTTCAACTCCTCGACGCGCACGGCGACCTTCACGAACGTGCGCCGGATGGTCTCGAACGTGGCGCCGCGCCAGCGCGACCGCTTCGGCGCTGCCTGCCGCAATGAATGCAGCAGCCAGTAGGCGCCCACGTGCAGGAACAGGCGGAACTGGTTGGCCTGCCAGCGCGAGCACGCCGTCTTGTCGGAGCGCGTGAAGCGCTTCATGTCCTTGATCAGGTTCTCGGCGTTGCCGCGCGCGCAGAACACCCTCTCGTAGAGCGTCTTGCCGCGTCCTTCGAGGCTGGTGACGATGAAGCGCACGTCGGTGCCGAGTGCGGTCGCCTCGACGCGGGCCACGAGCTTGCGCGATCGGCTCCACTCGCGGGCCCGATAGGGGAGCTGGTGGAATCGGCGCACGGTCGGCGTGCGTGGCGAGCGGCGCATGTCGCACTGGACGCGCCACGGCGCGGCGATCTCGATGAGCCTGGAGTTGATGGCAAAGCCGATGATGTAGTCGCAGCGCATGGCTTCCAGCCGCTTGAGCGCGGGCTCGCTGCAGTAATGGCTGTCGCCGCGCACCAGAATGGCAACGCGCGGCCAGTGCCTGCGGATGCGGCGAATGACGTGGCGCAGCACCTTGGCCACCTCCTCGCCCGAGGGCCGTTTGCCGGGGCGGAGTAGCGACAGCACGGGCTTGCCCGAGAGACCGTCGAAAATCAGGATCGGCTGAAAGCAGGTGCAGTCGTAGTGGGCGTTGAACAACGCCAACTCC
Coding sequences within it:
- a CDS encoding IS1380 family transposase, whose translation is MYATPYLPGLSPVEGKSLTATFDAGRLSSDGGLIVLREIATRLGLAETITAPLADDRDPSRVRHSYAEMATARMLMIAAGYEDCDDVDALRTDPALKIAVGRAPETGADLMSQPTLSRLENLADWRALARIGLGQIDLYCRSFARPPARIVLDIDDTDDPVHGQQELALFNAHYDCTCFQPILIFDGLSGKPVLSLLRPGKRPSGEEVAKVLRHVIRRIRRHWPRVAILVRGDSHYCSEPALKRLEAMRCDYIIGFAINSRLIEIAAPWRVQCDMRRSPRTPTVRRFHQLPYRAREWSRSRKLVARVEATALGTDVRFIVTSLEGRGKTLYERVFCARGNAENLIKDMKRFTRSDKTACSRWQANQFRLFLHVGAYWLLHSLRQAAPKRSRWRGATFETIRRTFVKVAVRVEELKGKIRLAFPASFPQATMLTAMTGAITRGGP